Proteins co-encoded in one Brassica oleracea var. oleracea cultivar TO1000 chromosome C4, BOL, whole genome shotgun sequence genomic window:
- the LOC106342193 gene encoding root phototropism protein 2 has protein sequence MATEANNPINMNSMSSSLQRTGQWVFSQDIPTDVVVEVGEANFSLHKFMLVAKSNYIRKLIMESKDSDVTRIDLSDIPGGPEMFEKAAKFCYGVNFEITVQNVAALHCAAEFLQMTDKYCDNNLAGRTQDFLSQVALSSLSGAVVVLKSCEILLPISRDLGIVRRCVDVVGAKACNEAMFPCRTPPNWWTEELCILDVDFFTDVVASMKQRGLKPSSLASAIITYTERSLRDLVRDHSGRGVKFSDPENNDSEERSQQRDLVESIVSLLPSDKGLFPINFLCSLLRCVVFLEASLASKNELEKRISVVLEHVTVDDLLIPSFTYDGERLLDLDSVRRIISTFVEKEKNVGVFNGGDFNKGLCSASLQRVARTVDSYLAEIATYGELTISKFNAIANLVQKSARKSDDDLYRAIDIFLKAHPNLDEIEREKVCSSMDPLKLSYEARLHASQNKRLPVNIVLHALYYDQLKLRSGVEDKEGAVVVVPEAVATRGQVKADASLAKENEALRSELMKMKMYVSDLQKSGAAGASSSNAPPSNKKSSKSTFFSSVSKKLGKLNPFRHGSKDTSNIDEDLAGVDITKPRRRRFSIS, from the exons ATGGCGACTGAAGCAAATAACCCCATCAACATGAACTCAATGTCTTCATCTCTTCAGAGAACCGGTCAATG GGTTTTCTCACAAGATATTCCTACAGATGTTGTAGTTGAAGTCGGAGAAGCTAATTTCTCCCTTCACAAG TTCATGCTAGTGGCGAAGAGCAACTACATAAGGAAGCTAATAATGGAATCCAAAGACAGTGACGTGACGAGAATAGATCTCTCGGATATCCCCGGAGGTCCTGAGATGTTTGAGAAAGCGGCCAAGTTCTGTTACGGTGTTAACTTCGAGATTACCGTCCAGAACGTGGCGGCCCTTCATTGTGCCGCTGAGTTTCTTCAGATGACGGATAAATACTGCGACAACAACCTAGCCGGTCGGACACAAGACTTCCTTTCTCAGGTCGCCTTGTCTAGCCTCTCTGGAGCCGTCGTTGTCCTCAAGTCCTGCGAGATTCTCCTTCCTATTTCTCGTGATCTTGGTATTGTCCGCCGTTGTGTGGACGTCGTTGGTGCTAAG GCCTGCAACGAGGCAATGTTTCCTTGTCGAACACCACCAAACTGGTGGACAGAGGAGCTCTGTATCTTAGACGTTGACTTCTTCACCGACGTCGTAGCTTCCATGAAGCAGAGAGGCCTCAAACCTTCTTCTTTAGCCTCTGCAATCATCACTTACACCGAGCGGTCCTTACGAGATCTCGTGAGAGACCATTCCGGCAGAGGAGTCAAGTTTTCCGACCCCGAAAACAACGACTCAGAGGAGAGATCTCAGCAGAGAGATCTCGTGGAATCCATCGTCTCTCTCTTGCCTTCAGACAAAGGGCTTTTCCCTATCAACTTCCTCTGTTCTCTCCTCCGTTGCGTCGTCTTCTTGGAGGCTTCACTCGCCTCCAAGAACGAGCTGGAGAAGCGAATCTCCGTCGTTCTTGAGCACGTCACCGTCGACGATCTCTTGATCCCGTCTTTCACCTACGACGGTGAAAGACTATTAGACCTCGACAGCGTCAGAAGAATCATCTCTACCTTCGTCGAGAAGGAGAAGAACGTCGGAGTTTTCAACGGCGGAGACTTCAACAAAGGGCTATGCTCAGCTTCGCTACAAAGAGTCGCGAGAACCGTCGACTCTTACTTAGCAGAGATCGCTACTTATGGAGAGCTAACGATCTCCAAGTTCAACGCTATCGCGAATCTCGTCCAGAAGTCAGCTAGAAAGTCCGACGACGATCTTTACAGAGCGATAGACATCTTCTTGAAAGCTCATCCTAACCTAGACGAGATCGAGAGAGAGAAAGTTTGCAGCTCAATGGACCCTCTCAAGCTTTCTTACGAAGCGCGTCTCCATGCTTCGCAGAACAAGAGACTACCAGTAAACATCGTGCTTCACGCGCTTTACTACGATCAGCTAAAGCTGAGAAGCGGAGTGGAAGATAAAGAAGGAGCAGTAGTTGTAGTCCCCGAGGCTGTAGCCACACGTGGACAGGTCAAAGCTGATGCTTCGTTGGCTAAAGAGAACGAAGCCTTGAGGAGTGAGCTGATGAAGATGAAGATGTATGTGTCGGATCTGCAGAAGAGTGGTGCAGCAGGAGCTTCTTCTTCGAATGCACCACCGAGCAATAAGAAGAGCAGCAAAAGTACTTTCTTCTCGTCGGTTTCGAAGAAGCTTGGGAAGTTGAATCCGTTTAGACATGGGTCTAAGGATACTTCGAACATTGATGAGGATCTTGCTGGTGTTGATATCACTAAGCCAAGAAGACGAAGATTCTCTATCTCTTAA
- the LOC106342194 gene encoding uncharacterized protein LOC106342194 codes for MSEHLPPPQRRASSGFGDPALVFPEFASKQRGLEKVQEEEGEGEDSSYGGKGSFDLSSRFSSPSVSRNGFETPKKTSSLKLPGFREEEETDRSTNSGSFVDREEKRKCPGCFRKCCACTCMFLSIVLIILLLTGLSVNSSVKASLPQVSVTNLRFSRLDFANSTTDLLMNANMKTVLELSNKNDKLLYYSPMKAAVSSENINLGQKKLGGFMQSPGNVTYLSIPTRLRKAKVYDVDATLLRNKEKKLEAVVNVRLSGKLGFDWLGFRIRLPTVIDCEDVKQSDVINGLKPTCDVRIFWQ; via the coding sequence ATGTCGGAGCATCTTCCTCCTCCTCAAAGGAGGGCTTCTTCCGGATTTGGTGATCCCGCATTGGTATTCCCTGAGTTTGCTTCAAAGCAACGCGGCCTCGAGAAAGTTCAAGAAGAAGAAGGAGAAGGAGAAGATAGCAGCTACGGCGGGAAAGGCTCTTTTGACCTGAGCTCCAGGTTCTCGAGCCCTTCCGTCTCTCGAAACGGGTTCGAAACACCCAAGAAGACTTCATCTCTGAAGCTGCCTGGGTTCAGAGAGGAAGAAGAGACGGACCGAAGTACAAACTCGGGTTCCTTTGTGGATCGCGAGGAGAAGAGAAAGTGCCCTGGATGTTTCAGAAAATGCTGTGCATGCACGTGCATGTTTCTTTCCATCGTTCTTATAATCTTGTTGTTGACAGGGCTGTCTGTGAACTCTTCGGTGAAAGCTAGTCTACCTCAGGTTTCTGTAACAAACCTCAGGTTCTCGAGATTAGATTTCGCCAATTCAACAACGGATCTTTTGATGAATGCGAACATGAAGACGGTTCTTGAGCTGTCTAACAAGAACGACAAGTTGTTGTATTACAGCCCCATGAAAGCTGCTGTCTCTTCTGAGAACATAAACCTCGGACAGAAGAAGCTTGGTGGGTTCATGCAAAGCCCTGGAAACGTTACTTATTTGAGTATTCCCACCAGGCTTAGAAAAGCGAAGGTCTATGATGTTGATGCTACGTTGCTGAGAAACAAAGAGAAGAAGCTTGAAGCTGTGGTTAATGTGCGTTTGAGTGGGAAACTGGGTTTTGATTGGTTGGGATTTAGGATTCGTTTACCAACTGTTATTGATTGTGAAGATGTGAAACAGAGTGATGTGATCAATGGACTCAAGCCCACGTGTGATGTTCGAATCTTTTGGCAATGA
- the LOC106338171 gene encoding uncharacterized protein LOC106338171: MTGSPSSSTSVPILAGFVSISPTGAPVGAFPVVTEVQTSKLQHLSLPLVIDSKNMVQPSHEAKSPVQNYASLLKSSAQMQELGNPTEHVSGVPFVLIPDENIESAKLEFKDFIYARFHGDIPQMGRIIGVINVVWAKSGPKIYVHRIGHGYFLLRVTNPKILSRTCWNIAGAPMFVAPWSPDFSPKEAPLTYAVVPVEMHNVPYLLFNKESLNRLATAIGKPDSLAPETERKLNFEVAEMYVKVDLIVKLPQSIVSGFSNGMEKYGHKTDKCRVNVPHGSPERTSAKKSNPEAPRDPSKSRHGRCQDPKIRRGSAGHGGTSRVEELSDQGVGVPSPVGISGVEELSKQGVGVTFPVGISGVYESSKQGVGVTPSPGNSEAVIVSKEVTEPDMEEGEFRPSDGVEAVSQRGNGSAPAGSANMDLTVGIPTEELSGTEVTKTYGLSVDVRSSSVVIDESLDAGPKLRLDKAKIVEEPFFLVNNRKCGRKCLWEGLVELHDSTPVSRFPWADLGDFNQMLRTSHHSNHFSSQVDEAGIEDANLCLQDAQLFEAQFKGPPFTWRNSQDENPISTRIDHALINQHWTTKFPDSFADFLDPSQSEHAPCLFRLPSATRRVCKTFKFYHHVVDHPQYNDIVSGSWQCDQITGTNQFKLVRSMKLLKGGLKRLNKQHFSGISQRVKDQSVVVVDLQRSLLTSPDIVTAREEHVQRQKLNVLLTAEEKFYKQRSRVRWADVGDRNTVFYHRVVSQHQTRNHIHYLKDESDHLYLTTDDIKSHSAAYFQSILGNTDLPISSATIPDL, from the exons ATGACCGGTTCACCTTCGTCCAGCACTTCGGTCCCTATCTTGGCGGGATTTGTTTCAATTTCTCCTACCGGGGCTCCGGTTGGTGCATTTCCAGTCGTGACTGAGGTTCAAACCTCTAAGCTACAACATCTTTCTCTCCCATTGGTGATTGATTCTAAGAATATGGTTCAACCCTCACACGAGGCGAAGAGCCCAGTTCAGAATTACGCTTCTTTGCTTAAGAGCTCGGCTCAGATGCAAGAGCTTGGTAACCCCACTGAACACGTGTCTGGTGTTCCGTTTGTCCTTATACCTGATGAGAACATCGAGTCAGCAAAACTTGAGTTCAAGGATTTCATATATGCTCGTTTCCATGGAGATATCCCTCAAATGGGTCGAATCATTGGAGTTATAAATGTTGTGTGGGCTAAGTCGGGCCCTAAGATCTATGTTCATCGTATTGGGCACGGCTACTTCCTTCTTAGAGTCACGAACCCCAAGATCTTGTCTCGCACCTGTTGGAATATCGCAGGAGCGCCTATGTTTGTCGCACCGTGGTCTCCCGATTTCTCTCCAAAAGAAGCTCCTCTCACTTATGCTGTTGTCCCAGTAGAGATGCATAATGTTCCTTATCTCTTGTTCAACAAGGAGAGCTTGAACAGGCTAGCAACTGCAATTGGCAAGCCGGATTCCCTCGCGCCTGAAACGGAAAGGAAACTCAATTTTGAGGTGGCAGAGATGTATGTCAAAGTTGATCTTATCGTCAAGCTTCCTCAATCAATTGTTTCTGGATTCTCCAACGGCATGGAG AAATATGGTCATAAAACGGACAAATGTCGAGTGAATGTTCCCCACGGTTCTCCTGAGCGCACCTCAGCAAAGAAATCTAATCCAGAAGCACCTAGGGATCCATCAAAGTCTCGTCATGGTCGCTGTCAAGACCCCAAGATTAGACGGGGTTCCGCTGGTCATGGTGGTACTTCGAGAGTTGAGGAGTTGTCAGACCAAGGAGTTGGTGTTCCTTCCCCTGTTGGTATTTCTGGAGTTGAGGAGTTGTCGAAGCAAGGAGTTGGTGTTACTTTCCCTGTTGGTATTTCTGGAGTTTATGAGTCGTCAAAGCAAGGAGTTGGTGTCACTCCATCTCCTGGAAATTCTGAAGCTGTTATTGTCTCCAAAGAAGTCACTGAGCCAGATATGGAGGAAGGTGAATTTAGACCTTCTGATGGTGTAGAAGCGGTATCTCAAAGGGGCAACGGATCTGCTCCGGCTGGTTCTGCAAACATGGACCTTACTGTTGGTATTCCTACGGAGGAACTCAGTGGTACAGAAGTTACAAAGACATATGGACTTTCTGTGGATGTGAGGTCAAGTTCTGTGGTGATTGATGAAAGTTTAGATGCTGGTCCGAAGCTGAGACTGGATAAGGCTAAGATTGTAGAAGAACCTTTTTTCCTGGTCAATAACAGGAAGTGTGGCCGCAAG TGTCTCTGGGAGGGTCTGGTGGAGCTTCACGATTCTACCCCAGTTTCTCGGTTTCCTTGGGCTGACCTCGGAGACTTCAACCAGATGCTGCGGACTTCCCATCATTCTAACCATTTTTCCTCTCAGGTTGACGAAGCTGGCATCGAAGATGCAAATCTATGTCTCCAGGACGCTCAGCTTTTTGAGGCACAGTTTAAGGGGCCTCCTTTTACTTGGAGGAACAGTCAGGATGAAAACCCCATATCTACTAGGATTGATCATGCTCTAATAAATCAGCATTGGACTACAAAGTTCCCTGATTCTTTTGCGGATTTCTTGGACCCGTCGCAGTCTGAACACGCTCCATGTTTATTTCGGCTACCTTCAGCAACCCGCCGGGTTTGCAAAACTTTCAAGTTCTATCATCATGTTGTGGATCATCCTCAATATAATGATATAGTCTCAGGGTCATGGCAGTGTGATCAGATTACCGGTACTAATCAGTTCAAACTGGTCCGTTCTATGAAATTGTTGAAAGGGGGTTTGAAGAGGTTAAATAAGCAGCATTTCAGTGGAATCTCTCAAAGGGTTAAGGATCAGTCGGTGGTTGTAGTGGACCTGCAACGATCTCTTTTAACCTCGCCTGATATTGTTACTGCTAGAGAAGAACATGTTCAAAGACAGAAGTTAAATGTCCTTCTTACGGCGGAGGAGAAGTTCTACAAGCAACGTTCTAGAGTGAGATGGGCGGATGTGGGTGATCGAAATACAGTTTTCTATCATCGGGTGGTCTCTCAACATCAGACAAGGAACCACATACACTATCTAAAGGATGAATCTGATCACTTGTACCTTACTACTGATGATATCAAATCACATTCAGCTGCTTATTTTCAGAGCATTCTTGGCAATACTGATCTACCTATTTCATCAGCGACGATTCCTGACCTGTAG